The following proteins are encoded in a genomic region of Maledivibacter sp.:
- the spoVAD gene encoding stage V sporulation protein AD yields the protein MAIKKIGTQTVKFDSPPIITGTSSIVGPKEGEGPLSPYFDVILQDDLFGEKSWELAESKMLRETVKSAVEKSNKKLSDIEYMFSGDLLNQLMSASFAARDLGIPFFGLYGACSTMTESLSLGSMIVDGGYADNIIAVTSSHFSSAERQFRFPLEHGNQRKLTAQWTVTGAGAAVVSSFGEGPEINYVTTGKVVDLGIKDVNNMGAAMAPAAADTIVKHFEDTGLPTDYYDLIVTGDLGQIGKEIAEELVLDKGYNILRNYNDCGLLIFDNDAQDTHAGGSGCGCSASVFCGYIFKEMSKNNLNKVLLISTGALLSVTSTQQGQSIPGIAHAVSIINKGS from the coding sequence TTGGCAATAAAAAAAATAGGAACTCAAACCGTAAAATTTGATAGTCCACCTATAATAACAGGAACCAGTAGTATCGTCGGACCCAAAGAAGGAGAAGGGCCCCTTAGTCCATATTTCGATGTAATACTACAGGATGATCTTTTCGGGGAAAAGAGTTGGGAACTTGCGGAAAGTAAAATGCTCCGTGAAACTGTAAAATCAGCAGTAGAAAAGTCGAATAAAAAGTTATCCGATATAGAATATATGTTTTCTGGAGATTTGCTAAATCAGCTAATGTCAGCATCCTTTGCCGCTAGGGATTTAGGCATACCATTTTTTGGTCTTTATGGAGCATGCTCTACCATGACAGAGTCATTAAGCTTAGGGTCGATGATTGTGGATGGAGGTTATGCAGACAATATAATAGCAGTCACCTCTAGTCATTTTAGTTCTGCCGAGAGACAGTTTAGATTCCCATTAGAGCATGGTAATCAAAGAAAGCTTACGGCACAATGGACAGTAACCGGTGCAGGTGCAGCGGTGGTTTCTTCCTTTGGAGAGGGGCCAGAAATCAATTATGTAACCACTGGTAAGGTTGTTGATTTAGGTATAAAGGATGTTAATAATATGGGAGCCGCAATGGCTCCAGCAGCTGCGGATACCATAGTTAAGCATTTTGAGGATACAGGACTTCCCACGGATTATTATGATTTGATTGTTACAGGGGATTTGGGTCAAATTGGGAAAGAAATAGCCGAAGAATTGGTTTTAGATAAGGGTTACAATATTTTACGCAATTATAACGATTGTGGGCTACTAATATTTGATAATGACGCTCAGGATACCCATGCTGGTGGCAGTGGATGTGGATGTTCTGCTTCGGTATTTTGTGGTTATATTTTTAAAGAAATGTCAAAAAATAATTTAAACAAAGTACTTTTGATTTCCACAGGAGCATTGTTATCGGTCACAAGTACACAACAGGGTCAATCAATTCCTGGAATTGCCCATGCTGTTTCAATAATAAATAAAGGTAGTTAG
- the spoVAE gene encoding stage V sporulation protein AE has translation MDYIRAFIVGGAICVIGQLLMDGTKLTPAHVLVSFVTAGAILGALGVYEPIVKFGGTGATIPLTGFGYSLSKGAIDGVKKAGILGAFSGGIQATAGGVAAAIVFGYIMAVIFTPKSKK, from the coding sequence ATGGATTATATAAGAGCATTTATAGTGGGCGGAGCCATATGTGTCATAGGACAACTCTTAATGGATGGGACAAAGCTTACTCCTGCCCATGTATTAGTCTCATTTGTAACAGCGGGAGCCATCTTGGGGGCCCTTGGAGTATACGAACCCATAGTAAAGTTTGGTGGCACAGGGGCAACCATACCACTAACAGGATTTGGTTATTCCTTGTCAAAGGGAGCAATAGATGGGGTTAAGAAGGCAGGTATACTTGGAGCTTTTAGTGGAGGGATTCAAGCGACGGCAGGTGGTGTCGCCGCAGCTATTGTGTTTGGATATATCATGGCAGTAATATTTACTCCTAAGAGTAAAAAATAG
- a CDS encoding stage V sporulation protein AE, whose product MENKRKIIIVTDGDGFARRAVERATKNVGGRCISRSAGNPTPLRGKEIVENIKSAKHDPVVVMVDDRGHNRMGKGEEALEYIVNHEDIELLGVIAVASNTHYVNGVEVDFSITSDGEVIKGAVNKSGERTDEKILFGDTVDVLGEYDIPLIVGIGDIGKMDGKDDCEIGAPIITKAMEEIINRSGSKDEAVKKNR is encoded by the coding sequence ATGGAAAATAAGAGAAAAATAATAATTGTTACAGATGGTGATGGATTTGCTAGGAGAGCAGTAGAAAGAGCCACAAAAAATGTAGGTGGAAGATGTATCTCTAGATCCGCCGGGAATCCCACTCCTTTAAGGGGAAAGGAAATAGTTGAAAATATAAAAAGTGCCAAGCATGATCCCGTTGTAGTTATGGTAGATGACAGAGGACATAATAGAATGGGAAAAGGCGAAGAAGCTTTAGAATACATTGTGAACCATGAAGATATAGAACTCTTGGGAGTGATTGCTGTAGCATCTAATACTCATTATGTCAATGGAGTAGAAGTTGACTTTTCTATAACAAGTGATGGTGAAGTAATAAAAGGAGCCGTCAATAAATCCGGAGAAAGAACCGATGAGAAGATTCTCTTCGGAGATACTGTTGATGTGTTAGGAGAATATGATATTCCTTTGATTGTTGGCATAGGAGATATAGGAAAGATGGATGGCAAGGATGATTGTGAAATTGGAGCCCCTATCATAACAAAGGCTATGGAAGAAATAATTAACAGGAGTGGGAGTAAGGATGAAGCTGTCAAAAAAAATAGATAA
- a CDS encoding spore germination protein yields the protein MKLSKKIDKNIELLDKRIGISKSFDVVNREVKIGGRAASLLFIDGFAKDDIMLFIQKTLQGLEKEDINPNTIEKLMTEEIAYLEVETTSEVKQIEFMVLSGALAILIDQEDRAIILDVRTYPARGPEEPELEKVTRGSRDGFTETLVFNTVLIRRRIRDPNLRFEITKVGKRSQTDVVIGYIKDIANPKLINDLKKKIDKINTDALEMSEKTLEEFILGRNWNPLPQARYTERPDVTASHLLEGHIIIIVDNSPSVMIVPVTMFHFTQHAQDYYQNPAVGTYFRWIRFIGMIFSLIIPPLWLLLVYYKGSVPEWLEFLGPRKTGEIPLLIQFIILELGIDLLRTASIHTPNVLSTSLSIIGGLILSEFAIKVGWFVPETVLYMAVAGLGMFATPSIEFSMALRLFGLILLISTGVFKIYGFIAALIFICIVFVTTKSLGYIRYTWPLIPFDWKALSTILTRKPIPEVKARPSFLGPIDRDAAPPDDSVPK from the coding sequence ATGAAGCTGTCAAAAAAAATAGATAAAAACATAGAATTATTGGATAAAAGAATTGGCATATCGAAAAGCTTTGATGTAGTTAATAGAGAAGTAAAAATTGGAGGCAGAGCTGCCTCATTGCTATTTATAGATGGTTTTGCCAAGGATGACATAATGCTTTTTATCCAGAAAACTCTTCAAGGATTGGAAAAAGAGGATATAAATCCTAATACCATTGAAAAGTTAATGACAGAGGAGATAGCTTATCTAGAGGTTGAAACCACATCGGAAGTCAAGCAAATAGAATTTATGGTTCTATCCGGTGCTTTAGCCATATTAATAGATCAGGAGGATAGGGCAATTATACTAGATGTTAGAACCTATCCTGCAAGGGGGCCAGAGGAGCCGGAACTAGAAAAGGTGACTAGAGGGTCAAGGGATGGTTTTACAGAAACTTTAGTATTTAATACTGTATTAATACGAAGAAGAATAAGAGATCCAAATTTAAGGTTTGAAATAACCAAGGTTGGGAAGAGATCTCAGACAGATGTTGTCATAGGGTATATAAAGGATATAGCCAATCCAAAACTAATCAATGATCTAAAGAAAAAGATAGATAAAATCAATACGGATGCATTAGAAATGTCAGAAAAGACCTTGGAAGAATTTATACTGGGAAGAAATTGGAATCCTTTGCCCCAGGCGAGGTATACAGAAAGGCCAGATGTTACAGCCTCACATCTATTGGAAGGGCATATAATCATAATAGTAGATAATTCACCAAGTGTTATGATAGTACCCGTTACTATGTTTCATTTTACACAACATGCACAGGATTATTATCAAAATCCTGCGGTTGGAACTTATTTTAGATGGATAAGATTTATTGGTATGATATTCTCTTTAATAATTCCCCCTCTTTGGCTTTTGTTGGTATATTATAAGGGAAGTGTTCCAGAATGGCTTGAGTTTCTGGGGCCCAGAAAAACCGGTGAAATTCCTTTGCTTATACAATTTATTATACTTGAATTGGGAATTGACTTATTAAGGACGGCTTCAATACATACACCAAATGTTTTATCAACTTCTCTATCAATAATAGGAGGATTAATCCTAAGTGAATTCGCCATAAAGGTTGGATGGTTTGTTCCAGAAACAGTACTTTATATGGCGGTAGCAGGATTAGGTATGTTTGCAACTCCAAGTATCGAGTTTTCCATGGCCCTAAGATTATTTGGATTAATTTTACTTATATCTACCGGGGTGTTCAAAATATATGGATTTATTGCAGCTCTTATATTTATATGCATAGTATTCGTCACCACAAAGTCCCTAGGGTATATAAGATATACATGGCCGCTGATACCATTTGATTGGAAGGCATTGTCTACTATACTCACCAGAAAGCCAATACCTGAGGTCAAAGCTAGACCCAGTTTTTTAGGCCCTATAGACAGGGATGCCGCTCCTCCAGATGATAGTGTACCAAAGTAG
- a CDS encoding transglycosylase domain-containing protein: MSESNKRRSSRSKESKKKPEKKKKNKILLFFKVTFLLLIIIGFIGAGVAAGLIKAALKDVQPVDPSKIPLMLSENSVVYDSNGNVLEKIQSGGLRTIVKYEEIDEDLKNAFIATEDRTFFDHHGFNFKRLVGAVIGGLKNGKIKGTSTITQQLARNVYLPEIKSRRNLTRKIKEAYYAIQIEKALKKEQIFEAYLNTISLGSGANGVQAAAQKYFSKDAKDLDLVESALIAGITQRPTYNSPFTTKKKGDVKDDDYILDDSDELYTIVFNESCLERYTDVLFYMKTINKISEEQYQEAKNVDLKTRLKPGKIKNTDISSFFTDLVKDEVIDALMAEFDVTKEEAANMLYTQGLNIYSTLDLNMQTKLEKIYANNENFPKMPSLKDSKGNLRNVIKNNKGQIVLYKQSYIINQNGDLIIPKGDFKYGDNGDLLLYKNRRLNFNALYDNNKLVGIQVRLKDSYKANENNDMFIYKGGSIKVPSQYKSFDAGKNLIVSNEFLNSKPDFFKKDSDGNILISKENYTIGSKGTIQPQSSTVILDYRTGEIKALIGGRNIKGQKQFNRAVNPRQPGSSIKPIAIYAPALDNGWTAASIIDDVPHYNANGKLWPRNWYSHQQYPYWGLMTLRHALQWSCNVPPVVISERLGVTTSVEYLKKMGITSIVESGSRTDMYSSAMALGGMTRGISPLELTAAYGSLGNQGVHIKPYSFTKVTDRNGNIILENKALKTFVVNPQVSFLITDIMRSGVEESGVARSARLKSGMTAAGKTGTTSDKIDAWFVGYTPYYVAGVWIGNDIQTSLPNGSKLSAILWNKIMTEIHKDLPNKGFEKPDGLVRVTIDTKSGKRATELSKEAGHIRNEYFIKGTAPTEYDDVHVKAVVCSESGKLATEYCPDDLIGSQIFIKRPIPYKPEEHNGIIPRDYTNELPTEYCDIHTSIFNRNNFNNPIENLPLGTIVLPNGTKIFPDGTKLLIDGTIIYPDGTIKSKLDNILPDNIDLPDVNLPNIIDSDDNSLIDSND, encoded by the coding sequence AAAGGATGTACAGCCCGTAGATCCATCAAAAATACCATTGATGCTATCTGAAAATTCCGTAGTTTACGATAGTAATGGTAATGTTTTAGAAAAGATACAAAGCGGTGGTTTAAGAACTATTGTTAAATATGAAGAAATTGATGAGGATTTAAAAAATGCCTTTATCGCTACTGAAGATAGAACTTTCTTCGACCATCATGGTTTCAATTTTAAAAGATTAGTTGGTGCTGTTATCGGCGGACTAAAAAATGGTAAGATCAAAGGTACCAGTACAATTACACAACAGTTAGCTAGAAATGTCTATTTGCCAGAAATTAAAAGTCGAAGAAATCTAACGAGAAAAATTAAAGAAGCCTATTATGCAATTCAAATAGAGAAGGCTTTGAAAAAAGAACAAATATTTGAAGCATATCTAAATACTATATCCCTTGGAAGTGGTGCTAATGGCGTTCAAGCTGCAGCGCAAAAATATTTTTCAAAGGATGCTAAGGACTTAGATTTAGTTGAATCTGCTTTAATTGCTGGTATAACACAAAGACCTACATATAATTCTCCTTTTACAACTAAAAAGAAGGGCGATGTAAAAGATGATGACTACATATTAGATGATAGTGATGAGTTATATACCATAGTTTTCAATGAAAGCTGCTTGGAAAGATACACGGATGTTTTATTTTATATGAAAACTATCAATAAAATAAGCGAAGAACAATACCAAGAAGCTAAAAATGTAGATCTGAAAACCCGACTTAAACCTGGAAAAATTAAAAATACCGATATATCTTCCTTCTTTACAGACCTAGTTAAGGATGAGGTTATCGATGCACTAATGGCTGAGTTTGATGTTACAAAAGAAGAAGCAGCAAATATGCTATATACACAGGGGCTAAATATTTATAGTACATTAGATCTGAATATGCAAACTAAGCTTGAAAAGATATATGCCAATAATGAAAACTTTCCTAAAATGCCATCATTAAAGGATAGCAAGGGTAATTTAAGGAATGTTATAAAAAATAATAAAGGTCAAATAGTTTTATATAAGCAAAGTTATATTATCAATCAAAATGGGGATTTAATAATTCCTAAGGGTGACTTCAAGTATGGTGACAATGGAGATTTACTACTATATAAAAACAGAAGGTTAAATTTCAATGCTTTGTATGACAATAACAAATTGGTTGGCATTCAAGTAAGGCTAAAGGATTCATATAAAGCAAATGAAAATAACGATATGTTTATTTATAAAGGTGGTAGTATTAAAGTACCATCTCAGTATAAATCCTTTGATGCAGGTAAAAATTTAATTGTCAGTAATGAATTTTTAAATTCAAAGCCTGACTTCTTTAAGAAGGATAGTGACGGAAACATCCTCATTTCAAAGGAAAATTATACTATAGGCAGCAAGGGTACAATTCAACCTCAATCCTCCACCGTTATACTTGACTACAGGACAGGTGAAATCAAAGCCTTAATAGGCGGAAGAAATATAAAGGGTCAAAAACAATTTAATAGGGCTGTAAATCCAAGACAGCCTGGTTCTTCAATTAAACCAATAGCTATATACGCTCCTGCCCTTGATAATGGCTGGACGGCAGCATCTATAATAGATGACGTGCCCCATTATAATGCTAATGGTAAACTTTGGCCAAGAAACTGGTATAGCCATCAGCAATACCCTTATTGGGGTCTTATGACCCTAAGACATGCACTGCAATGGTCTTGCAATGTTCCTCCAGTCGTCATTTCTGAAAGACTTGGGGTAACTACATCGGTTGAGTACTTAAAGAAAATGGGCATTACGAGTATAGTAGAATCTGGATCAAGAACCGATATGTATTCATCTGCCATGGCATTAGGTGGTATGACAAGGGGTATTTCACCTTTAGAGTTAACAGCTGCCTACGGAAGTCTTGGAAATCAAGGTGTTCATATAAAACCATATTCCTTTACAAAGGTTACCGATAGAAATGGTAATATCATATTAGAAAACAAAGCCTTAAAAACCTTTGTAGTAAACCCTCAAGTATCCTTTTTAATTACAGATATAATGAGAAGTGGTGTAGAAGAATCTGGTGTTGCTAGGAGTGCAAGACTCAAAAGTGGAATGACTGCGGCGGGTAAAACAGGTACTACCTCAGATAAAATCGATGCTTGGTTCGTAGGATATACTCCATATTATGTGGCTGGTGTATGGATAGGAAATGACATACAAACATCACTACCTAATGGAAGTAAACTGAGTGCTATTCTCTGGAATAAAATAATGACGGAGATACATAAGGATCTTCCAAATAAGGGATTTGAAAAGCCCGATGGATTGGTTAGGGTGACTATAGATACTAAATCTGGCAAGCGTGCTACGGAGCTTTCAAAGGAAGCTGGACATATAAGAAACGAATACTTTATTAAAGGTACTGCACCAACTGAATACGACGATGTTCACGTTAAGGCCGTTGTATGCTCTGAAAGTGGAAAACTTGCTACGGAATACTGTCCAGATGACCTTATCGGTTCGCAGATTTTTATCAAAAGACCTATACCATATAAACCGGAAGAACACAATGGCATCATTCCTAGGGACTATACCAATGAGCTTCCTACTGAATATTGTGATATTCATACATCAATTTTTAATAGAAATAATTTCAATAATCCTATTGAAAACTTGCCCTTAGGAACTATAGTTTTACCAAATGGGACTAAGATTTTTCCAGACGGAACTAAGCTTTTAATAGACGGTACCATTATTTATCCGGATGGAACAATTAAATCTAAATTGGATAATATTTTACCAGACAATATTGATCTTCCAGATGTAAATCTCCCCAATATAATCGATAGCGATGATAATAGTTTAATAGATAGTAATGATTAG